A stretch of Canis lupus familiaris isolate Mischka breed German Shepherd chromosome 11, alternate assembly UU_Cfam_GSD_1.0, whole genome shotgun sequence DNA encodes these proteins:
- the HDHD3 gene encoding haloacid dehalogenase-like hydrolase domain-containing protein 3 — translation MGRWLPIRLLTWDVKDTLLRLRHPVGEEYAAKARAHGLEVEAATLGQAFRQAYRTQSHSFPNYGLSQGLTSRRWWLDVVLQTFYLAGVRDAQAVAPIADQLYEDFSKPCTWQVLEGAAATLRGCRKRGLRLAVVSNFDRRLEDILTGLGLREHFDFVLTSEAAGWPKPDPRIFHEALRLAQVEPAGAAHIGDSYLCDYKGAQGVGMHSFLVFGPEPLDSAVKCSVPQEHLLPSLSHLLPALDRLEGSALEL, via the coding sequence ATGGGGCGTTGGCTACCAATACGACTGCTGACGTGGGACGTGAAAGACACACTGCTCAGGCTCCGCCACCCCGTGGGAGAGGAATATGCCGCCAAGGCTCGGGCCCACGGGCTGGAGGTGGAGGCCGCCACTCTGGGACAAGCCTTCAGGCAGGCATACAGGACTCAGAGCCACAGCTTCCCGAACTACGGCCTGAGCCAAGGCCTCACCTCCCGCCGGTGGTGGCTGGATGTGGTCTTACAGACCTTCTACCTAGCGGGTGTTCGAGATGCCCAGGCTGTGGCCCCCATCGCTGACCAGCTGTATGAAGACTTCAGTAAGCCCTGCACATGGCAGGTGTTGGAGGGGGCCGCGGCCACCCTGAGAGGGTGCCGGAAGCGAGGTCTGAGGCTGGCAGTGGTCTCTAATTTCGACCGGCGACTAGAGGACATCCTGACGGGTCTTGGTCTGCGGGAACACTTTGACTTTGTTCTGACCTCTGAGGCTGCTGGCTGGCCCAAGCCTGACCCCCGTATTTTCCATGAGGCCTTGCGGCTTGCTCAAGTGGAACCGGCAGGAGCAGCCCATATTGGGGACAGTTATCTCTGTGATTATAAGGGGGCACAGGGTGTAGGTATGCACAGCTTCCTGGTGTTTGGCCCAGAGCCTTTGGACTCTGCAGTCAAGTGTTCTGTACCCCAAGAACACCTCCTCCCCTCACTGTCCCATCTCCTGCCTGCCCTTGACCGCCTAGAGGGCTCAGCTCTGGAACTTTGA